One region of Termitidicoccus mucosus genomic DNA includes:
- a CDS encoding MFS transporter: MTKKKIPYAWELIAWLWLAYFMNQADRQLYSVVQKQVQQALGLTDIQTGLVGTVLIAAMAVMMPVAGFLGDRLSRSRIILWSLLAWSAATLLTGFTTGLVSLILIRSLATAVGEAFFVPAATALIGEFHVRTRSQALAIYQSAQYFGAVSCGLAGGWVAQRYGWKHSFWIFGGAGILLVALMWRRLKDAPKAPRAAAAVEPVGVVLRALARTPTALVLAAALGCSTFVNMGCLAWMPTYLQLEPFNLSPVSAGFNSMFYYQLFSFAGVLLGGRFTDKLVVRRPAFRVELSGAALLLCAPALYLMGATHSLWAVYAALGAFGFFRGLYDANIYASLFDVTAPRHHSSAIGLMAGFSFAIGSLAPIALGAIKQYHALHAGFSALGAVYVVASLALFVAARGFFPSDFSRNQQQPIPSATQKQ, translated from the coding sequence ATGACCAAAAAGAAAATCCCCTACGCATGGGAACTTATCGCATGGCTCTGGCTTGCCTACTTCATGAACCAGGCCGACCGGCAGCTCTACAGCGTCGTCCAGAAGCAGGTGCAGCAGGCACTCGGGCTGACCGACATCCAGACCGGGCTGGTCGGCACGGTGCTCATTGCGGCGATGGCCGTGATGATGCCCGTCGCCGGCTTTCTCGGCGACCGTCTTTCCCGCAGCCGCATCATCCTGTGGAGCCTGCTGGCGTGGAGCGCCGCGACGCTCCTGACGGGCTTCACCACCGGGCTGGTCTCGCTCATCCTCATCCGCAGCCTGGCCACCGCGGTGGGCGAGGCGTTCTTCGTTCCCGCCGCCACCGCGCTCATCGGCGAATTTCACGTGAGAACGCGCAGCCAGGCGCTCGCGATTTACCAGTCGGCGCAGTATTTCGGCGCGGTCTCCTGCGGGCTGGCCGGCGGCTGGGTCGCGCAGCGATACGGCTGGAAGCACTCGTTCTGGATTTTCGGCGGCGCGGGCATCCTCCTCGTGGCGCTCATGTGGCGGCGGTTGAAAGACGCGCCGAAGGCCCCGCGCGCGGCCGCCGCAGTCGAGCCTGTCGGCGTCGTCCTCCGCGCGCTGGCGCGCACGCCGACCGCGCTGGTGCTGGCCGCCGCGCTGGGCTGCTCCACCTTCGTCAACATGGGCTGCCTCGCCTGGATGCCGACCTACCTGCAGCTTGAGCCGTTCAACCTCTCGCCCGTGAGCGCCGGTTTCAACAGCATGTTCTACTACCAGCTCTTCTCCTTCGCCGGCGTGCTCCTCGGCGGGCGTTTCACCGACAAGCTCGTCGTCCGCCGTCCCGCCTTCCGCGTCGAGCTCTCCGGCGCGGCTCTGCTCCTGTGCGCGCCGGCGCTTTACCTGATGGGCGCGACGCACAGCCTCTGGGCGGTGTATGCGGCGCTGGGCGCGTTCGGCTTCTTCCGCGGCCTCTACGACGCCAACATTTATGCCTCGCTCTTCGATGTGACCGCGCCGCGCCATCATTCCTCGGCCATCGGCCTGATGGCCGGTTTCTCGTTCGCCATCGGCTCGCTCGCGCCCATCGCGCTCGGCGCCATCAAGCAATATCATGCGCTCCACGCCGGTTTCTCCGCGCTGGGCGCGGTCTATGTCGTCGCCAGCCTCGCCCTCTTCGTCGCCGCGCGGGGATTTTTTCCCTCGGATTTTTCGCGCAACCAGCAACAACCCATCCCGTCCGCAACCCAGAAACAATAA
- a CDS encoding zinc-dependent alcohol dehydrogenase: MNRKIIQFVSVGKAELIDEPLRRIADEEVLVANEISAISAGTERANLMDLPNLGGPGALPGQFPKRLGYSGAGRVVETGRNVRGVKAGDRVLTHWGSCHSNFNYINENSLAKITGGALPSEHAVFGVIAGFSLGGLRKTRLEIGESAAVVGLGILGVFAVALCRVAGAAPVIASDLSAARRELALSLGAHHVFNPADGDYVEKVREASRGGVNAVIEVSGQAVALKQALGFTARFGRVALLGCTRVSDAAIDFYQEVHRPGVEIIGAHTQARPEHDSRPHAWTWRDDARAVLDFMADGRLDMTKILSAVYSPAEAPAIYSSLAQAPQTFPVGAVFDWRKLK; encoded by the coding sequence ATGAATCGAAAAATCATCCAATTCGTCTCCGTCGGAAAGGCGGAATTGATTGACGAGCCGCTGCGCAGAATCGCCGACGAGGAGGTGCTCGTCGCCAACGAGATTTCCGCCATCAGCGCCGGCACCGAGCGCGCCAACCTGATGGACCTGCCCAACCTCGGCGGCCCCGGCGCGCTGCCCGGCCAGTTCCCGAAACGCCTCGGCTACAGTGGCGCGGGGCGTGTCGTCGAAACCGGCAGAAACGTCCGCGGCGTGAAGGCCGGCGACCGCGTGCTGACGCACTGGGGCAGTTGCCATTCCAATTTCAATTATATAAACGAAAACAGTCTCGCGAAAATTACCGGCGGCGCGCTGCCATCCGAGCACGCCGTCTTCGGCGTGATAGCGGGATTTTCGCTCGGCGGCTTGCGCAAGACGCGGCTTGAGATCGGCGAAAGCGCGGCGGTCGTCGGGCTGGGGATACTCGGCGTGTTCGCGGTCGCGCTGTGCCGTGTCGCCGGAGCCGCGCCCGTCATCGCGTCGGACTTGAGCGCCGCGCGCCGGGAACTCGCGCTGTCGCTCGGCGCGCACCATGTGTTCAACCCGGCGGATGGCGATTATGTTGAAAAAGTCCGCGAGGCGTCGCGTGGCGGCGTGAACGCGGTCATCGAGGTCTCGGGACAGGCCGTCGCGCTGAAACAGGCGCTTGGGTTCACCGCGCGATTCGGGCGCGTCGCGCTGCTCGGCTGCACACGCGTCTCGGACGCGGCGATTGATTTTTATCAGGAGGTTCACCGCCCCGGCGTGGAAATCATCGGCGCGCACACCCAGGCCCGCCCGGAGCACGACTCGCGCCCCCACGCCTGGACCTGGCGCGACGACGCCCGCGCCGTCCTCGATTTCATGGCGGACGGACGGCTCGACATGACGAAAATCCTCTCCGCCGTGTATTCGCCAGCCGAGGCCCCCGCCATCTATTCGTCGCTCGCGCAAGCTCCGCAAACCTTCCCCGTCGGCGCCGTCTTCGACTGGAGGAAACTCAAGTGA
- a CDS encoding NAD(P)H-quinone oxidoreductase, with the protein MKAIIIKDHKLFCETVPDPVLKDGEVLVNVRAAAVNRADLMQVDGNYPPPPGAPDWPGLEVAGEIVEVPETVRRQCAWKAGDKVCALLGGGGYAERVAVHHSMLMPVPKGLPLTEAAALPEAFATAYLNLFIEGGAKAGQTFLMHAGASGLASVIIPVARAFGLRVITTVTDAEKAKMIAHLKADVVVDTSKENIADVLKREADAGRPLNLAIDCLGSEKVGECFPHVAYACRWIMIATLAGDITPVNLRTMFMKNIRLIGSTLRSKPPETKARILAELVRDVWPKIEAGEVRPTIFKVLPMEEASAAHALLRDNVSAGKVVLTLGE; encoded by the coding sequence ATGAAAGCCATCATCATCAAAGACCATAAACTATTCTGTGAAACAGTGCCCGACCCCGTCCTCAAGGACGGCGAGGTGCTCGTCAATGTGCGCGCCGCCGCGGTGAACCGCGCCGACCTCATGCAGGTGGACGGCAATTATCCGCCGCCTCCCGGCGCGCCCGACTGGCCGGGGCTGGAGGTCGCCGGCGAAATCGTGGAGGTGCCGGAAACGGTCCGACGCCAGTGCGCGTGGAAAGCGGGCGACAAGGTCTGCGCCCTCCTCGGCGGCGGCGGCTATGCCGAGCGCGTCGCGGTGCATCATTCGATGCTCATGCCCGTTCCCAAGGGCCTGCCCCTGACGGAGGCGGCGGCGCTGCCCGAGGCATTCGCCACGGCCTACCTGAACCTGTTTATCGAGGGTGGCGCGAAGGCCGGGCAAACCTTCCTCATGCACGCCGGCGCGAGCGGCCTGGCGAGCGTCATTATTCCGGTGGCGAGAGCCTTCGGACTGCGCGTCATCACAACCGTCACCGACGCCGAAAAGGCCAAAATGATCGCGCACCTCAAGGCCGACGTGGTGGTTGACACCTCCAAGGAGAACATCGCCGACGTGCTCAAGCGCGAGGCGGATGCCGGCCGCCCGCTCAACCTCGCCATTGACTGTCTCGGCAGCGAGAAGGTCGGCGAGTGCTTCCCCCACGTCGCCTACGCCTGCCGCTGGATCATGATTGCGACGCTCGCCGGCGACATCACACCCGTGAACCTGCGGACGATGTTCATGAAAAACATCCGCCTGATCGGCAGCACGCTCCGCAGCAAGCCGCCGGAGACGAAGGCGAGAATACTCGCCGAACTCGTCCGCGACGTCTGGCCGAAAATCGAGGCGGGCGAGGTGCGCCCGACCATTTTCAAAGTCCTGCCGATGGAGGAGGCGTCCGCCGCGCACGCCCTGCTCCGGGACAACGTGAGCGCCGGCAAGGTTGTCCTCACGCTGGGCGAATAA
- a CDS encoding Gfo/Idh/MocA family protein gives MKPLKIAQLGVSHEHAAGKMRSLRLLPDAFEIVGVVDDRATTRAANYIHWDKEESAYDGLPRLTEEELFALPGLDAVAVEVPNLELVPAARRCLARNLPIHMDKPGGGALLPFVQLRRDYEAAGLPFQMGYMFRGNPAMRWILDAARRGWLGEIFEVQASMSHNYGNASYADYIANFRGGLMFNLGCHLIDFVVSLLGAPAGVFPFLKNAPGDAPGAHTNCVAILEYPVATVTLRACSREVDGLDRRRLKICGTKGSVELCPLERYDGKPLQMSLVLREGNEERAAGSHTLDFGPVRDRYEDQLLEFAKAICGETTPAAASDLLLDSRHDCLVQKVLLAASGITSFVA, from the coding sequence GTGAAACCGCTTAAAATCGCCCAGCTCGGCGTCAGCCACGAGCACGCCGCCGGCAAGATGCGCTCGCTGCGCCTGCTCCCGGACGCCTTTGAAATCGTCGGCGTGGTGGACGACCGCGCCACGACACGCGCCGCGAATTACATCCATTGGGACAAGGAAGAATCCGCCTACGACGGCCTTCCCCGTCTGACCGAGGAGGAGCTTTTCGCACTGCCCGGCCTGGACGCTGTGGCGGTCGAGGTGCCCAACCTTGAGCTGGTGCCGGCGGCGAGGCGTTGTCTCGCGCGCAATCTCCCGATCCACATGGACAAGCCCGGCGGCGGCGCGCTGCTCCCCTTCGTTCAACTCCGCCGCGACTACGAGGCCGCCGGCCTGCCTTTTCAGATGGGCTACATGTTTCGCGGCAACCCCGCCATGCGCTGGATCCTCGACGCCGCGCGGCGCGGCTGGCTCGGCGAAATTTTCGAGGTTCAGGCCAGCATGAGCCACAACTACGGCAACGCCTCCTACGCGGACTACATCGCCAACTTTCGCGGCGGCCTCATGTTCAACCTCGGCTGCCACCTGATTGATTTTGTCGTCTCGCTGCTCGGCGCGCCCGCCGGCGTTTTCCCCTTCCTGAAAAACGCCCCCGGCGACGCGCCCGGCGCCCACACAAATTGCGTCGCGATTCTGGAATATCCCGTCGCCACCGTCACGCTCCGCGCGTGCAGCCGCGAGGTGGACGGCCTCGACCGCCGCCGCCTGAAAATCTGCGGCACGAAGGGCAGCGTCGAACTCTGCCCGCTGGAACGCTACGACGGCAAGCCTCTGCAAATGTCGCTCGTCCTGCGCGAGGGCAACGAGGAGCGCGCCGCCGGCTCGCACACGCTCGACTTTGGCCCCGTCCGCGACCGCTACGAGGACCAGTTGCTCGAATTCGCCAAAGCCATCTGCGGCGAAACAACACCCGCCGCCGCCTCCGACCTCCTCCTCGACAGCCGCCACGACTGTCTCGTCCAGAAAGTCCTCCTCGCCGCCTCCGGCATCACCTCATTCGTCGCATAA
- a CDS encoding Gfo/Idh/MocA family protein: protein MKFSSAPIKFGVCGLGRIGAQHCRFFSKDSARYQPVAFCDTDATRARETAAKYQGKPCTDFAAFLADPDMELAIIATRSLDHARHAEQAIAAGKIVLLEKPIGVTARDYATLQRLAREHPGKLYCGHNHRFEPAFQNTLAIVREGILGKIYAVKLSKHHVFMRRGDWQARLDCGGGQLSVWGPHLLDHALQLLGGSPVRGVWSYLRRVLTPGDADDHMRVLLSAENGVVAEIEISNSVALPAPSCVIYGDRGSLVCGQEQKEIRLRYLAPDFHWGAASASADTPPVEGPWHEGADKLPWIEETRAVTPDVNMWDYVEIELARHLHAAIRGGVPFPIKNSDALEVVRLTEIVKKQNAQFNWAG, encoded by the coding sequence ATGAAATTCTCCTCGGCACCCATCAAATTCGGCGTTTGCGGCCTCGGTCGCATCGGTGCGCAACACTGCCGTTTTTTCTCGAAGGACAGCGCCCGCTACCAACCCGTCGCCTTTTGCGACACCGACGCGACCCGCGCCCGTGAAACCGCCGCGAAGTATCAAGGAAAACCTTGCACGGATTTCGCGGCGTTCCTGGCCGACCCGGACATGGAACTGGCGATTATCGCCACGCGCTCGCTCGACCACGCCCGCCACGCCGAACAGGCGATCGCCGCCGGCAAGATCGTCCTGCTGGAAAAACCAATCGGCGTCACCGCGCGCGATTACGCGACCTTGCAACGGCTCGCCCGCGAGCATCCCGGCAAACTTTATTGCGGGCACAACCACCGCTTCGAACCGGCGTTTCAAAACACGCTCGCAATCGTCCGCGAGGGCATCCTGGGTAAAATTTACGCGGTGAAACTCAGCAAGCACCACGTTTTCATGCGGCGCGGCGACTGGCAGGCGCGGCTCGATTGCGGCGGCGGGCAGCTCAGCGTTTGGGGGCCGCATTTGCTCGACCATGCGCTGCAATTGCTCGGCGGTTCGCCGGTGCGCGGCGTGTGGAGTTATTTGCGCCGCGTGCTCACGCCGGGCGACGCCGACGACCACATGCGCGTCCTGCTCTCGGCGGAAAACGGCGTCGTCGCCGAAATCGAAATCAGCAACTCCGTCGCGCTGCCCGCGCCCTCTTGCGTGATTTACGGCGACAGGGGCTCGCTGGTTTGCGGACAGGAGCAAAAGGAAATCCGTCTCCGTTATCTCGCGCCGGATTTTCACTGGGGCGCGGCGTCCGCCAGCGCTGACACCCCGCCGGTGGAAGGCCCCTGGCACGAGGGCGCCGACAAACTCCCATGGATTGAGGAGACCCGCGCCGTCACGCCGGACGTGAACATGTGGGATTATGTGGAAATCGAACTCGCCCGCCATCTCCACGCGGCCATTCGCGGCGGCGTTCCGTTCCCCATAAAAAATTCCGACGCGCTGGAGGTCGTTCGTCTCACCGAAATCGTCAAAAAGCAAAATGCCCAGTTCAACTGGGCTGGGTAA